In Staphylococcus saccharolyticus, one genomic interval encodes:
- a CDS encoding GTP pyrophosphokinase — protein sequence MYVERKPSLYIEELKNEFKNSLSNFKNNDEAFDTLVGFVELDHIYSSALKEISTKLSILDDNFNHRFKHNPIHHMERRVKEMHSLVKKLNRKGLEVSAQSAKENITDIAGIRVVCNYLDDIYVIERMLLRQEDVKLLKRKDYIEHPKENGYRSLHIVVSIPVFLADSVEVTPVEIQIRTIGMDMWASLEHKIRYKNDADTEKYKGLLEQCASDITNVESKMQRIHSEISESES from the coding sequence ATGTACGTAGAAAGAAAGCCTTCACTTTATATCGAAGAACTAAAAAATGAGTTTAAAAATAGTTTAAGTAACTTTAAAAATAATGATGAAGCGTTTGATACTTTAGTGGGCTTTGTTGAATTAGATCATATTTATTCTTCAGCACTTAAAGAAATAAGTACGAAATTAAGTATATTAGATGATAACTTCAACCATCGATTTAAGCATAATCCTATTCATCATATGGAACGACGTGTAAAAGAAATGCATAGTTTAGTTAAAAAGCTAAATCGTAAAGGTCTTGAAGTAAGTGCACAGAGCGCTAAAGAAAATATTACGGATATTGCTGGAATTCGAGTGGTATGTAATTACCTTGATGATATATATGTGATTGAGAGAATGTTATTAAGACAAGAAGATGTAAAGTTATTGAAGCGGAAGGATTATATTGAACATCCTAAAGAAAATGGCTATCGCAGTTTGCATATCGTTGTTTCAATTCCTGTATTTTTAGCAGATTCTGTAGAAGTAACACCTGTAGAAATTCAAATACGCACTATTGGAATGGACATGTGGGCAAGTCTAGAACATAAAATTCGTTATAAAAATGACGCTGACACTGAGAAATACAAAGGTCTATTAGAACAATGTGCGTCTGATATTACAAATGTTGAAAGTAAAATGCAGCGCATTCATTCAGAAATCTCAGAAAGTGAAAGCTAA
- a CDS encoding phosphatase PAP2 family protein, producing MIISKKLTFITLGILALILMISLMMDQTISNHLMNQDSLFGTIFQNYGLFPPTLVLIISMITFNFYIFSTLENKFSKTIIILISFVFTLIKTNVLVSETAQYIMSTSDNIKKHKPMGMANNEGNAGHALSLGVSFFISLIILVVITFICYQFWLKKVDNFELCRLFKVSLISFIVLFIGLELVDSMKELWGRVRPYEIGLKGGQFTNWLTINGNTGHSSFPSGHTGNGAFLMFLAFYFRKLSSQKVMFGIGMTYGILMAISRIRIGAHFTSDVTMSLFIMFLLMIFADFMINKVTANIDSLMNHNQ from the coding sequence ATGATTATTTCAAAAAAATTAACATTTATTACTTTAGGTATTCTTGCACTAATACTTATGATTTCATTGATGATGGATCAAACAATATCAAATCATTTGATGAATCAAGATTCTTTATTTGGTACGATATTCCAAAATTACGGTCTATTTCCACCAACGCTCGTACTTATCATCTCGATGATTACTTTTAATTTTTATATCTTTTCTACTTTAGAAAATAAATTTTCCAAAACGATAATTATTCTTATTTCTTTTGTGTTTACGCTGATTAAAACAAATGTACTTGTTTCAGAGACTGCACAATATATTATGTCTACATCAGACAATATTAAAAAACATAAACCTATGGGTATGGCTAACAATGAAGGTAACGCAGGCCATGCTCTATCACTAGGTGTAAGTTTTTTTATCTCACTGATTATTCTTGTTGTTATTACTTTTATATGTTATCAATTTTGGTTAAAAAAAGTGGATAACTTTGAATTATGTCGCTTATTCAAAGTATCACTCATTAGCTTTATCGTCCTATTCATTGGTTTAGAATTAGTGGATAGTATGAAGGAACTATGGGGCCGTGTTAGACCCTATGAAATAGGTTTAAAAGGTGGTCAGTTTACAAATTGGCTCACAATTAATGGTAATACAGGACATAGTTCTTTCCCATCTGGACATACCGGAAATGGTGCATTCTTAATGTTCTTAGCGTTTTACTTTAGAAAATTATCATCACAAAAAGTAATGTTTGGAATTGGTATGACATATGGCATTTTAATGGCAATAAGCCGAATTCGTATAGGTGCACATTTCACTAGTGATGTAACAATGAGTTTATTCATCATGTTCTTACTTATGATTTTCGCAGATTTCATGATTAATAAAGTCACTGCCAATATAGATTCGCTGATGAATCACAATCAATAA
- a CDS encoding MerR family transcriptional regulator, with translation MSIYSTGDIAKACNASVRTVQYYDNQGILSPHQVSDSNRCLYTDEEVEKLELIIVLKELGCSIKEVKTLLKNEETLKTLNAILEIKEEELRKSIRTKESMINKITSIRNYINTTSLSPIHHLRDIDYIMKESHNLKNFRKTLG, from the coding sequence ATGTCCATATATTCTACTGGAGATATAGCAAAAGCTTGTAATGCATCAGTACGTACAGTGCAATATTATGATAATCAAGGAATTCTAAGTCCGCATCAAGTATCTGATTCAAACAGGTGTCTTTACACAGATGAAGAAGTTGAAAAGCTTGAACTTATTATTGTTCTTAAAGAATTGGGATGTTCAATTAAAGAAGTTAAAACACTATTAAAGAATGAGGAAACATTAAAAACACTTAATGCAATACTTGAAATCAAAGAAGAAGAATTACGTAAATCGATTCGTACAAAAGAAAGTATGATTAATAAAATTACAAGTATTCGCAATTATATTAATACAACGTCATTATCTCCTATTCATCATTTGCGTGACATAGATTATATTATGAAAGAATCACACAATCTTAAAAACTTTAGAAAAACGTTAGGATAA
- a CDS encoding GntR family transcriptional regulator, whose protein sequence is MTYGYPTKWLESLTRGEVIAAELRLGIVSGDIEAETLLSENQVAQQFNVSRSPVRDAFKLLQTDQLIQLERMGARVLSFGENEKKEMYDLRLMLESFAFSRLKGEDTYNIVKEMKKQLEMMKVAVQFGDAESFTQHDLEFHEVMISAANHQYLKIFWSHLKPVMELLILLSMRHRMNTHPHDFDRIHRNHQVFIDAIEYYDVDKLKEAFHLNFDDVGKDI, encoded by the coding sequence GTGACTTATGGATATCCTACAAAATGGTTAGAGAGCCTAACAAGAGGAGAAGTGATTGCTGCTGAACTACGTTTAGGTATTGTAAGTGGTGATATTGAAGCCGAAACATTACTCTCTGAGAATCAAGTGGCGCAACAGTTTAATGTGAGTCGCTCGCCAGTACGTGATGCATTTAAATTACTTCAAACTGATCAGCTTATTCAACTTGAACGAATGGGTGCTCGTGTTCTTTCTTTTGGTGAAAATGAGAAGAAAGAAATGTATGATTTACGCTTGATGCTTGAATCATTCGCATTTTCAAGATTAAAAGGTGAGGATACGTATAATATTGTTAAAGAAATGAAGAAACAATTAGAAATGATGAAAGTTGCAGTTCAATTTGGAGATGCTGAATCATTTACACAACACGATCTCGAATTCCATGAAGTTATGATATCTGCTGCAAATCATCAATATCTCAAAATATTTTGGAGCCATTTAAAACCAGTGATGGAGTTACTTATATTATTATCTATGAGACATCGTATGAATACTCACCCACATGATTTCGACAGAATACATCGAAACCATCAAGTATTTATTGATGCAATTGAATATTATGATGTAGATAAATTAAAAGAAGCGTTTCATTTAAACTTCGATGATGTAGGTAAAGATATCTAA
- the gntK gene encoding gluconokinase translates to MKYMIDVDIGTTSTKSVLYNEHGQFVMKHNIGYDLHTPNVDVSEENPDEIFDAVLMTVKYIVRESGVAKEDIKLISFSAQMHSLVAMDAQYQRLTENITWADNRANRFANLIENEHNGFELYQRTGTPIHPMSPLSKVFWMKHEEPEIFKQTSMFADIKTYIFYQLYEQFVIDYSMASATGMFNLEQLTWDDEALKLLGINNSQLPNPVPTTHILKGMKKRYATLMGIDENTPVVVGASDDVLSNLGVNSYHLGEVAVTIGTSGAIRTVIDKPRTDDKGRIFCYVLDEEHYVIGGPVNNGGVILRWLRDEILASEVETAKRLGVDPYDVLTQIASRVKPGAEGLIFHPYLAGERAPLWNADARGSFFGLTLSHKKEHMIRAALEGVLYNLYTVYLAFIEVMNETPNTIKATGGFAKSEIWRQMMADIFDTDLIVPESYESSCIGACVLGLKALGEIEDVSIIKDMVGTTHVHQPNKDMVAIYQKLVKIFINISRSMTDNYNDIAQFQRQHISD, encoded by the coding sequence ATGAAATATATGATTGATGTAGACATTGGTACAACGAGCACTAAATCAGTACTTTATAATGAACATGGTCAGTTTGTAATGAAACATAATATAGGTTACGACTTACATACACCAAACGTAGATGTATCTGAAGAGAATCCAGATGAAATATTTGATGCAGTATTAATGACAGTCAAATATATTGTTAGAGAATCAGGCGTTGCTAAGGAAGATATCAAATTGATTTCATTCAGCGCTCAAATGCATAGTTTAGTTGCGATGGACGCACAGTATCAACGTTTAACTGAGAATATCACATGGGCAGATAATCGTGCGAATCGTTTTGCTAATTTAATTGAGAACGAACACAATGGTTTTGAATTGTATCAACGAACAGGCACACCGATTCATCCCATGTCACCATTGTCAAAAGTTTTTTGGATGAAGCATGAAGAACCTGAAATATTTAAACAAACATCTATGTTCGCTGATATTAAAACATATATCTTTTATCAATTGTATGAGCAATTTGTTATTGATTATTCAATGGCTTCAGCGACAGGCATGTTTAACTTAGAACAATTAACCTGGGATGATGAGGCGCTCAAATTATTAGGTATCAATAATTCACAATTACCAAATCCTGTTCCAACAACACACATTTTAAAAGGTATGAAAAAACGTTATGCAACGCTAATGGGTATTGATGAAAACACACCAGTTGTAGTTGGAGCCAGTGATGATGTGTTATCAAATTTGGGTGTGAATAGTTATCATCTAGGCGAAGTTGCAGTGACTATAGGAACATCAGGTGCGATACGTACAGTTATCGATAAGCCGAGAACTGATGACAAAGGGCGAATCTTTTGTTACGTCCTTGATGAAGAACATTATGTAATCGGAGGTCCAGTTAATAACGGTGGTGTAATCTTAAGATGGCTTAGAGATGAAATTTTAGCGAGTGAAGTTGAAACAGCCAAACGTTTAGGTGTTGATCCATATGATGTATTAACGCAAATTGCTAGCAGAGTGAAACCAGGTGCAGAGGGTCTTATTTTTCATCCTTATCTAGCTGGCGAACGTGCACCATTATGGAATGCTGATGCTAGAGGATCATTCTTCGGTTTAACTTTATCTCATAAAAAGGAACACATGATTCGAGCAGCGTTGGAAGGCGTACTATACAATTTATATACTGTTTACCTCGCGTTCATTGAAGTCATGAATGAAACGCCCAATACGATTAAAGCAACTGGTGGTTTTGCAAAAAGTGAAATATGGAGACAAATGATGGCAGATATCTTTGATACAGATTTAATTGTACCTGAAAGTTATGAAAGCTCATGTATAGGTGCATGTGTGCTTGGACTTAAAGCATTAGGAGAAATTGAAGATGTTTCAATAATTAAAGATATGGTTGGTACAACACATGTTCATCAACCTAATAAAGATATGGTAGCCATTTATCAAAAATTAGTCAAAATCTTTATTAATATTAGTCGCTCTATGACTGACAATTATAATGATATTGCTCAGTTTCAACGTCAACATATAAGTGATTAA
- a CDS encoding gluconate:H+ symporter has product MFGEIWPLISVVLGIVILLTLIIFIKINTFISLIITSIITALLLGMPLNKIMETVEKGMGSTLGHIALIFGLGAILGKLLADGGGATRIADTLIAKFGKKHVQWAMLVAAFIVGIALFFEVGLVLLIPLVFTVAKRANVSILKLGLPMVTALSVTHGLLPPHPGPVVIAKELKANIGEVLLYGMIITIPVTLIAGPFFNKFAQKIAPSAYTREGDISSLGTQKEFKEEDMPSFGLSLLTAILPVILMLISTLVQLITGHEKAKSWFEQIIYLIGPAGTAMLIAVVFAIFSMGVMRRRKMEYIMESVTNAIYPIGMMLLIIGGGGTFKQVLIDGGVGDTIAKMFEGSNMSPILLAWIVAAVLRIALGSATVAAVSTTGILLPLLQHSDANVALVVLAIGAGSIILSHVNNAGFWMFREYFGLTVKETFLTWSLLETIISVSGIIFILFISLFV; this is encoded by the coding sequence ATGTTTGGAGAAATTTGGCCACTCATAAGCGTTGTATTAGGCATTGTTATTTTACTTACTTTAATTATTTTCATAAAGATTAATACGTTTATTTCATTAATTATTACTTCCATTATCACAGCTTTGCTCCTAGGTATGCCATTAAATAAAATTATGGAAACCGTAGAAAAAGGTATGGGAAGTACGCTAGGTCATATTGCGCTAATCTTTGGACTGGGTGCGATTTTAGGAAAGCTATTAGCTGACGGTGGAGGTGCCACTCGAATTGCTGATACCCTCATAGCTAAATTTGGAAAAAAACATGTGCAGTGGGCGATGCTTGTCGCTGCATTTATTGTTGGCATCGCGCTATTCTTTGAAGTAGGGTTAGTATTATTAATACCACTTGTCTTTACAGTAGCAAAACGTGCAAATGTTTCAATCTTAAAATTAGGGCTCCCCATGGTTACAGCACTATCAGTGACGCATGGCTTGTTACCACCACATCCAGGACCGGTAGTGATAGCCAAAGAATTAAAGGCCAATATTGGTGAAGTATTATTGTACGGAATGATTATCACTATACCAGTTACATTAATTGCTGGACCATTCTTTAATAAGTTTGCACAAAAGATTGCACCTTCTGCTTATACAAGAGAAGGAGATATTTCATCACTAGGTACACAAAAGGAATTTAAAGAAGAAGACATGCCAAGTTTCGGTTTAAGCTTATTAACGGCTATTTTACCAGTTATCTTGATGTTAATTTCTACATTGGTTCAACTTATTACTGGACATGAAAAAGCTAAAAGTTGGTTTGAACAAATCATTTACTTGATTGGTCCAGCTGGTACTGCAATGCTTATAGCAGTTGTCTTCGCGATTTTTTCTATGGGTGTAATGAGACGACGCAAAATGGAATATATTATGGAGTCTGTTACCAATGCAATTTATCCCATTGGTATGATGCTACTCATCATCGGTGGTGGTGGTACGTTTAAACAAGTACTCATTGATGGAGGTGTAGGTGATACAATTGCTAAAATGTTTGAAGGTTCAAACATGTCACCGATTTTACTTGCTTGGATTGTTGCTGCGGTGTTACGCATCGCACTAGGTTCAGCTACTGTTGCAGCAGTTTCCACAACGGGTATTCTTTTACCATTATTGCAACATTCTGATGCCAATGTTGCATTAGTAGTACTTGCTATTGGTGCAGGTAGTATCATTCTATCTCATGTGAATAATGCTGGTTTCTGGATGTTCAGAGAGTACTTCGGATTGACAGTTAAAGAAACCTTCCTAACATGGTCATTACTTGAAACTATTATTTCAGTTTCAGGGATTATATTCATCTTATTTATCAGTTTATTTGTTTAA